A genomic region of Streptomyces rimosus contains the following coding sequences:
- a CDS encoding HAD domain-containing protein, whose translation MIDSRLPLLFLDVDGPLLPFGATREQLPDGYPTYESGHAPRGADANPLITRIDPAHGPRFASLPCTLVWATTWMSDANDCVAPWLGLPELPVVDWPEPDGEDPRDGVHWKTHALVDLAAGRPFAWVDDEITDADRTWVRAHHPGPALLHRVDARLGLTDADFTALDHWLRAMTDSP comes from the coding sequence GTGATCGATTCCCGGCTCCCGCTCCTCTTCCTCGACGTGGATGGCCCTCTCCTGCCCTTCGGAGCGACCAGGGAGCAGCTTCCGGACGGGTATCCGACCTATGAGAGCGGGCACGCGCCCCGGGGAGCCGACGCGAATCCGCTGATCACCAGAATCGATCCGGCCCACGGCCCCCGCTTCGCGTCGCTCCCCTGCACGCTGGTGTGGGCCACGACGTGGATGTCGGATGCGAACGACTGCGTCGCGCCGTGGCTCGGGCTGCCGGAACTGCCGGTGGTGGACTGGCCTGAGCCGGACGGCGAGGACCCGCGGGACGGCGTGCACTGGAAGACCCACGCGCTCGTCGACTTGGCCGCCGGCCGCCCGTTCGCCTGGGTCGACGACGAGATCACCGATGCGGACCGGACGTGGGTGCGGGCGCACCACCCGGGTCCCGCGCTCCTGCACCGCGTCGATGCCCGACTGGGCCTCACGGACGCCGACTTCACCGCCCTCGACCACTGGCTGCGGGCCATGACCGACAGCCCCTGA
- a CDS encoding SCO1417 family PLP biosynthesis transcription factor: MAQWTSAVGASQLARLLRSQDSRDTVTPAGRRVPAYRGLADGVRLLVLEGRVPVAARLPAERELAAALSVSRTTVAAAYEALRAEGFLESRRGSGSWTAVPAGNPLPTRGLEPLPPEAVGSMIDLGCAALPAPEPWLTRSVQGAMESLPLYAHTHGDYPAGLPALRQALADRYTARGIPTMPEQIMVTTGAMGAVAAICRLLTRPGERVAVDSPSYANILQLMRDAGARLVPVALADRLAGWDIPAWRQVMRDAAPRMAYVVADFHNPTGTLATEDQRRRLVDAARAAGTVLVADETMAELRLDDVELPRSVCAFDPAGSSVITVGSVSKAFWAGMRIGWVRAAPDIIRSLVAARAFADLGSPVIEQLAIVSLLEGDGWEQAVEIRRAQARENRDAIVAAVRRHLPDWEFSVPPGGLTLWARTGGLSGSRIAEAGERLGVRVPSGPRFGVDGAFEGFVRLPFTVNGAVAEEAASRLAVAAHHVATGTAAGEVEVPQSFVA, encoded by the coding sequence ATGGCGCAGTGGACTTCAGCGGTAGGCGCGTCGCAACTCGCCCGGCTGCTCCGGTCGCAGGACTCCCGCGACACCGTCACCCCGGCCGGCCGGCGGGTCCCCGCCTACCGCGGCCTCGCGGACGGCGTACGCCTGCTCGTCCTGGAAGGCCGCGTGCCGGTCGCCGCCCGCCTGCCCGCGGAACGCGAGCTGGCCGCCGCGCTCTCCGTGAGCCGTACGACCGTCGCCGCGGCATACGAGGCGCTGCGCGCCGAGGGCTTCCTGGAGTCCCGCCGCGGCTCGGGCAGCTGGACCGCCGTACCCGCCGGGAACCCGCTGCCCACCCGCGGCCTGGAACCGCTGCCGCCGGAAGCCGTCGGCTCCATGATCGACCTCGGCTGCGCCGCCCTCCCGGCCCCCGAACCCTGGCTGACCCGCAGCGTGCAGGGCGCCATGGAGAGCCTTCCGCTGTACGCCCACACCCACGGCGACTACCCGGCCGGGCTGCCCGCCCTCCGCCAGGCGCTCGCCGACCGCTACACGGCGCGCGGCATCCCGACCATGCCCGAACAGATCATGGTCACCACCGGCGCCATGGGCGCGGTCGCCGCCATCTGCCGCCTGCTCACCCGGCCCGGCGAGCGCGTCGCCGTCGACTCCCCCTCGTACGCCAACATCCTCCAGCTGATGCGCGACGCCGGCGCCCGGTTGGTGCCCGTCGCCCTCGCCGACCGGCTCGCGGGCTGGGACATCCCCGCCTGGCGGCAGGTCATGCGGGACGCGGCGCCCCGCATGGCGTACGTCGTCGCCGACTTCCACAACCCGACCGGCACCCTCGCCACCGAGGACCAGCGCCGCCGCCTGGTGGACGCCGCCCGCGCGGCCGGCACGGTCCTGGTCGCCGACGAGACCATGGCCGAACTGCGCCTGGACGACGTCGAACTGCCCCGCTCCGTCTGCGCCTTCGACCCGGCGGGCAGCTCCGTCATCACGGTCGGCTCGGTCAGCAAGGCGTTCTGGGCCGGGATGCGCATCGGCTGGGTACGGGCCGCCCCCGACATCATCCGCAGCCTGGTCGCCGCCCGCGCCTTCGCCGACCTCGGCTCGCCGGTCATCGAACAGCTCGCCATCGTCTCGCTCCTGGAAGGCGACGGCTGGGAACAGGCCGTGGAGATCCGCCGCGCGCAGGCCCGCGAGAACCGCGACGCGATCGTCGCCGCGGTCCGCCGCCACCTGCCCGACTGGGAGTTCAGCGTGCCGCCCGGCGGCCTCACCCTGTGGGCCCGCACCGGTGGCCTCTCCGGCTCCCGGATCGCGGAGGCGGGGGAGCGGCTGGGCGTACGGGTCCCCTCGGGCCCCCGCTTCGGCGTGGACGGCGCGTTCGAGGGTTTCGTCCGCCTCCCGTTCACGGTCAACGGCGCCGTCGCCGAAGAGGCCGCTTCCCGGCTGGCCGTCGCGGCCCACCATGTGGCCACGGGGACGGCCGCGGGGGAGGTCGAGGTGCCGCAGAGTTTTGTGGCTTGA
- the yczE gene encoding membrane protein YczE gives MRSSAATGESGGEEGARKDRAAGRRLPRRLVHLYTGLVLYGLSMGLQLRAGLGLEPWSVLNQGISRHTGLSIGTVTIVSGALILLLWIPLRQRPGLGTVSNVVILGLVMDATLALVPDISALAVRIPLLITAILLNGMATGLYISARFGPGPRDGLMTGLHHRTGRPLRLVRTCIEVTVLAAGFALGGSLGVGTVLYALAIGPLAQFSLRFFTIEGPGGRIVASSTPAPEPAPLPHG, from the coding sequence ATGCGGAGTTCGGCAGCCACTGGGGAGAGCGGCGGGGAGGAGGGCGCCCGGAAGGACCGGGCGGCCGGGCGGCGGCTGCCGCGCCGCCTCGTCCACCTCTACACCGGGCTGGTCCTCTACGGCCTCAGCATGGGCCTGCAGCTGCGCGCGGGCCTCGGCCTGGAGCCGTGGAGCGTCCTCAACCAGGGCATCTCCCGCCATACGGGCCTGTCGATCGGCACCGTCACCATCGTCTCCGGCGCGCTGATCCTGCTCCTGTGGATCCCGCTGCGGCAGCGCCCCGGCCTGGGGACGGTCTCCAACGTCGTCATCCTGGGCCTGGTGATGGACGCGACGCTCGCGCTCGTACCGGACATCTCGGCCCTCGCCGTCCGCATCCCGCTGCTGATCACCGCGATACTGCTGAACGGCATGGCGACCGGGCTCTACATTTCCGCCCGCTTCGGCCCCGGGCCGCGGGACGGGCTGATGACCGGCCTGCACCACCGTACGGGCCGGCCGCTGCGCCTCGTGCGGACGTGCATCGAGGTCACCGTGCTCGCCGCCGGTTTCGCGCTCGGGGGTTCGCTGGGCGTGGGCACCGTGCTGTACGCGCTGGCCATCGGCCCGCTGGCCCAGTTCTCGCTGCGCTTCTTCACCATCGAAGGACCGGGCGGGCGGATCGTGGCGTCGTCCACGCCGGCGCCGGAGCCCGCACCGCTCCCCCACGGCTGA
- a CDS encoding LLM class F420-dependent oxidoreductase, which yields MKIGVNILNYGADTTPEGMETWVRGAEELGYHLAMISDHVTQPPEVADAFPAPFYDPFTTLAWLAGRTTTIELGTTVVVLPYRYPLQTARVTANLDRFSGGRLVFGVGIGWSRQEYEALGIDFAARGRITDEYLTCIKEHWTQSVVSFRGEHAAYSGITTGPAPVRRPHPPVWVGGLSDAALRRAGRFGDAWHPYTLGADAIRERLPVLEAAAEAAGRPTPAVTPRIALHLTERPVDAASRLPGHGTVDQVRADLAALAELDVPYVVLDTFLSSYAGPVPPEESPRHDLAQLETAAERIFDLPGETLR from the coding sequence GTGAAGATCGGGGTCAACATCCTCAACTACGGGGCGGACACCACCCCCGAGGGCATGGAGACGTGGGTGCGCGGCGCCGAGGAACTCGGCTACCACCTGGCGATGATCTCCGACCATGTGACCCAGCCCCCGGAGGTCGCGGACGCCTTCCCGGCCCCGTTCTACGACCCGTTCACCACGCTGGCCTGGCTCGCCGGGCGGACGACCACCATCGAGCTGGGCACCACGGTGGTGGTGCTCCCGTACCGGTACCCGCTCCAGACCGCCCGTGTGACGGCCAACCTGGACCGGTTCAGCGGCGGCCGGCTCGTGTTCGGGGTGGGCATCGGCTGGTCGCGGCAGGAGTACGAGGCGCTCGGCATCGACTTCGCGGCCCGCGGTCGGATCACCGACGAGTATCTGACCTGCATCAAGGAGCACTGGACACAGTCGGTCGTCTCCTTCCGGGGCGAGCACGCCGCGTACTCCGGCATCACCACCGGGCCCGCCCCGGTGCGCCGCCCGCACCCGCCGGTCTGGGTCGGCGGCCTCAGTGACGCCGCGCTGCGCCGTGCCGGACGCTTCGGGGACGCCTGGCACCCGTACACGCTGGGCGCGGACGCGATCCGCGAGCGGCTGCCGGTCCTGGAGGCCGCGGCGGAGGCGGCCGGCCGCCCGACGCCCGCGGTGACGCCGCGGATCGCGCTGCACCTCACGGAGCGGCCGGTGGACGCGGCGTCCCGCCTGCCGGGGCACGGGACGGTCGACCAGGTCCGCGCCGACCTGGCCGCACTGGCGGAGCTGGACGTCCCGTACGTCGTCCTCGACACGTTCCTGTCGAGCTACGCCGGGCCGGTCCCGCCGGAGGAGAGCCCCCGGCACGACCTCGCCCAGCTGGAGACCGCGGCCGAGCGGATCTTCGACCTTCCGGGAGAGACGCTGCGCTGA
- a CDS encoding glycerophosphodiester phosphodiesterase family protein: MRSQQLAGRGFPVRHPYLDHPVPLAFAHRGGAADGLENTAAAFRRAVALGYRYLETDVHATSDGRLVAFHDATLDRVTDSGGAIGRLPWRAVRRARVAGREPLPLFEELLEEFPQARWNVDIKAEAALRPLLDLLRRTDAWDRVCVGSFSEARVARAQRLAGPRLATSLGTRGVLGLRMRSYGRGVPLDRLLGAAVRRNAVCVQVPERQSGIRVVDPLLIRAAHVRRLQVHVWTVNDPRRMAALLDLGVDGIMTDDLAALRKVLTARDSWPAE, from the coding sequence ATGCGCTCCCAGCAGTTGGCCGGCCGCGGCTTCCCCGTACGCCACCCCTATCTCGACCATCCGGTTCCGCTCGCCTTCGCCCACCGGGGCGGCGCGGCGGACGGGCTGGAGAACACCGCCGCGGCCTTCCGGCGCGCGGTGGCGCTCGGCTACCGCTACCTGGAGACCGATGTGCACGCCACGTCGGACGGCCGGCTCGTGGCCTTCCACGACGCGACGCTGGACCGGGTCACGGACAGCGGCGGCGCGATCGGCCGCCTTCCCTGGCGGGCGGTCCGCCGGGCGCGGGTGGCCGGGCGGGAGCCGCTGCCGCTCTTCGAGGAGCTGCTGGAGGAGTTTCCGCAGGCCCGCTGGAATGTCGACATCAAGGCGGAGGCGGCACTGCGGCCGCTGCTGGACCTGCTGCGCCGTACGGACGCCTGGGACCGGGTGTGTGTCGGGTCGTTCTCGGAGGCCCGGGTCGCGCGGGCGCAGCGGCTGGCCGGCCCCCGGCTGGCGACCTCGCTCGGGACGCGCGGCGTGCTGGGGCTGCGGATGCGCTCGTACGGCCGGGGCGTACCCCTGGACCGGCTGCTGGGGGCGGCGGTCCGGCGCAACGCGGTCTGTGTGCAGGTGCCGGAGCGGCAGTCCGGGATCCGGGTGGTGGATCCGCTGCTGATCCGGGCCGCGCACGTGCGGCGTTTGCAGGTGCATGTGTGGACGGTGAATGATCCGCGGCGGATGGCGGCGCTGCTGGACCTCGGGGTCGACGGGATCATGACCGATGACCTCGCGGCCCTGCGGAAGGTGCTGACCGCCCGGGACTCCTGGCCCGCCGAGTGA
- a CDS encoding RNA polymerase-binding protein RbpA, with product MSERALRGTRLVVTSYETDRGIDLAPRQAVEYACQNGHRFEMPFSVEAEIPSEWECKVCGAQALLVDGDGPEEKKGKPARTHWDMLMERRTREELEEVLAERLAVLRSGTMNIAVHPRDNNNSRKSA from the coding sequence ATGAGTGAGCGAGCTCTTCGCGGCACGCGACTTGTGGTGACCAGCTACGAGACCGACCGCGGCATCGACCTGGCCCCGCGCCAGGCGGTGGAGTACGCATGCCAGAACGGACATCGATTCGAGATGCCGTTCTCGGTAGAGGCCGAGATTCCGTCGGAGTGGGAGTGCAAGGTATGTGGTGCACAAGCCCTCCTGGTGGATGGCGATGGCCCTGAAGAGAAGAAGGGCAAGCCCGCGCGTACGCACTGGGACATGCTCATGGAGCGGCGCACCCGCGAGGAGCTGGAGGAGGTGCTGGCCGAGCGGCTGGCCGTCCTGCGTTCCGGAACCATGAACATTGCCGTGCACCCGCGCGACAACAACAACAGTCGCAAGTCCGCCTGA
- the fxsA gene encoding FxsA family membrane protein: MTFAATPPPRSRPPQRSRARRFVPLGVAAWVVLEIWLLTLVADAAGGLTVLLLLVAGVVAGGYVIKRAGRRAWKNLTESVQQGGPAASGTSAGPEEQKSSGSGNTLPMLGGLLLMFPGLLSDAAGLLCLFPPTRKLLHRRAERLLTRQVRYTPGGLGDAFQQARMHQQDGKIVQGEVIREDEPPSPRRDDPQLPR, from the coding sequence ATGACGTTCGCAGCCACGCCGCCGCCCCGGTCCCGCCCGCCCCAGCGCTCGCGCGCCCGCCGGTTCGTCCCCTTGGGCGTCGCCGCCTGGGTGGTGCTGGAGATATGGCTGCTCACTCTTGTCGCCGACGCGGCGGGCGGACTGACGGTCCTTCTGCTGCTGGTCGCGGGCGTGGTCGCGGGCGGCTACGTGATCAAGCGGGCCGGCCGCCGGGCCTGGAAGAACCTCACCGAGAGCGTGCAGCAGGGCGGCCCCGCGGCCTCCGGGACGTCCGCCGGCCCCGAAGAGCAGAAGTCCTCGGGCAGCGGCAACACGCTGCCCATGCTCGGCGGCCTCCTGCTGATGTTCCCCGGCCTGCTCTCCGACGCCGCCGGGCTGCTCTGCCTCTTCCCGCCCACCCGCAAACTGCTCCACCGCCGCGCTGAGCGCCTGCTGACCCGCCAGGTCCGCTACACCCCGGGCGGGCTCGGCGATGCCTTCCAGCAGGCCCGTATGCACCAGCAGGACGGCAAGATCGTGCAGGGTGAGGTGATCCGCGAGGACGAGCCGCCGTCCCCGCGCCGCGACGACCCGCAGCTGCCGCGCTGA
- a CDS encoding VOC family protein produces MTEAAPKEIVVVLDCDDRKTLAEFWSRALGYRITRTAPPYTALTDPAGRHPELLLQEVPEPKRGKNRMHIDLRVPAMEPELSRLTALGARVLRGPFDDAGCPTTVLADPEGNEFCLIVFGGA; encoded by the coding sequence ATGACCGAAGCGGCGCCGAAGGAGATCGTCGTGGTGCTGGACTGCGACGACCGGAAGACGCTCGCGGAGTTCTGGAGCCGGGCCCTCGGCTACCGGATCACGCGGACGGCACCGCCGTACACCGCCCTGACCGACCCGGCCGGACGCCACCCCGAGCTGCTGCTCCAGGAGGTGCCCGAGCCCAAGCGGGGCAAGAACCGCATGCACATCGACCTGCGGGTACCGGCCATGGAACCCGAGCTGAGCCGGCTGACGGCGCTCGGCGCGCGGGTGCTGCGCGGTCCGTTCGACGACGCGGGCTGCCCGACCACGGTGCTCGCCGACCCCGAGGGCAACGAGTTCTGCCTGATCGTCTTCGGCGGGGCCTGA
- a CDS encoding LLM class F420-dependent oxidoreductase: MVQIGYTMMTEQAGPRDLVDHVVRAEETGFDFSVTSDHYAPWLTSQGHAPYAWSVLGAAAQATSRIPLMTYVTCPTVRYHPAVVAQKAATMQLLSEGRFRLGLGAGENLNEHVVGHGWPGKNTRHEMLTEALEIIRALFDGGKVTYHGNHFEVDAAKLWDLPEQAPPIGVAVSGERSCEIAGRLADLVIATEPKGELISSFEKHGGKGKPRVGQLPICYDPDRDAAVKRAHDQFRWFAGGWKVNSELPDPEGFAGATQFVRPEDVAETIPCGDNVDDFVEAVRPYAEAGFDEVAVVQVGGDHQREFFDWAGKKLLPALREL; this comes from the coding sequence ATGGTGCAAATCGGCTACACGATGATGACAGAGCAAGCGGGCCCGCGTGATCTCGTCGACCACGTCGTCCGGGCCGAGGAAACCGGCTTCGACTTCTCGGTGACCTCCGACCACTACGCGCCGTGGCTGACCTCCCAGGGCCACGCCCCATACGCCTGGAGCGTCCTGGGCGCCGCGGCGCAGGCCACCTCCCGCATCCCGCTGATGACGTACGTGACCTGCCCGACCGTGCGCTACCACCCCGCCGTCGTCGCGCAGAAGGCCGCGACCATGCAGCTGCTCTCCGAGGGCCGCTTCCGGCTCGGGCTGGGCGCGGGCGAGAACCTGAACGAGCACGTCGTCGGGCACGGCTGGCCGGGCAAGAACACCCGCCACGAGATGCTCACCGAAGCCCTGGAGATCATCCGGGCGCTCTTCGACGGCGGCAAGGTCACCTACCACGGCAACCACTTCGAGGTGGACGCCGCCAAACTCTGGGACCTGCCCGAGCAGGCTCCGCCGATCGGCGTTGCCGTCTCGGGGGAGCGGTCCTGCGAGATCGCCGGCCGCCTCGCCGACCTGGTCATCGCGACCGAGCCGAAGGGCGAGCTGATCAGCTCCTTCGAGAAGCACGGCGGCAAGGGCAAGCCGCGCGTCGGCCAGCTGCCCATCTGCTACGACCCCGACCGGGACGCCGCCGTGAAGCGCGCCCACGACCAGTTCCGCTGGTTCGCCGGCGGCTGGAAGGTCAACTCCGAGCTGCCGGACCCGGAGGGATTCGCCGGGGCCACCCAGTTCGTACGGCCGGAGGACGTCGCCGAGACCATTCCCTGCGGCGACAACGTGGACGACTTCGTCGAGGCGGTGCGCCCGTACGCGGAGGCCGGCTTCGACGAGGTCGCCGTCGTCCAGGTCGGCGGCGACCACCAGCGGGAATTCTTCGACTGGGCCGGCAAGAAGCTGCTGCCCGCGCTCCGGGAGCTGTAG
- a CDS encoding polyprenol monophosphomannose synthase, which translates to MTDGGQRKYGPLGTTLVIIPTYNEAENIKPIVSRVRSAVPEAHILVADDNSPDGTGKIADELAAADDHVQVLHRKGKEGLGAAYLAGFRWGIEHGFGVLVEMDADGSHRPEELPRLLTALKGADLVLGSRWVPGGRVVNWPKHREYLSRGGSTYCRAMLDVPLRDVTGGYRAFRKETLEGLGLDEVSSQGYCFQVDLARRAVESGFHVVEVPITFVERERGDSKMSKDIVVEALWRVTGWGVGSRVNKLRGR; encoded by the coding sequence GTGACAGACGGCGGTCAGCGGAAGTACGGTCCGCTCGGGACCACCTTGGTGATCATTCCGACGTACAACGAGGCGGAGAACATCAAGCCGATCGTCTCGCGGGTACGGTCCGCCGTGCCGGAGGCGCACATCCTCGTCGCGGACGACAACAGCCCGGACGGCACGGGCAAGATCGCCGACGAGCTGGCGGCGGCGGACGACCACGTCCAGGTGCTGCACCGCAAGGGCAAGGAAGGGCTCGGCGCCGCCTACCTGGCGGGCTTCCGGTGGGGCATCGAGCACGGCTTCGGCGTCCTGGTGGAGATGGACGCCGACGGCTCCCACCGCCCCGAGGAGCTGCCCCGGCTGCTCACCGCCCTCAAGGGCGCCGACCTCGTGCTCGGCTCCCGCTGGGTGCCCGGCGGCCGGGTGGTGAACTGGCCCAAGCACCGCGAGTACCTCTCCCGCGGCGGCAGCACGTACTGCCGCGCCATGCTGGACGTACCGCTGCGCGACGTCACCGGCGGCTACCGCGCCTTCCGCAAGGAGACCCTGGAAGGGCTCGGCCTGGACGAGGTCTCCTCGCAGGGCTACTGCTTCCAGGTCGACCTGGCCCGCCGCGCCGTCGAGAGCGGCTTCCACGTCGTCGAGGTCCCCATCACCTTCGTCGAGCGCGAGCGCGGCGACAGCAAGATGAGCAAGGACATCGTCGTGGAGGCCCTGTGGCGGGTCACCGGCTGGGGCGTCGGCTCGCGGGTCAACAAGCTTCGCGGGCGCTGA
- the lnt gene encoding apolipoprotein N-acyltransferase, which produces MPSGSDTDAPARRGRGRRFAALVRREAPRTAIAVLGGLVLALAFPPYDLWPLSLVGVAALGLLTRGRTARQGAWTGFAFGLPFFFLLLKWLHVVGWDAVFGLALVQALYVALLGAGLARTSRLKYGPVWAACLWVTEEWARDRVPFGGFPWGRLAFANTGSPFTPLAALGGAPLVTFAVALSGSLLAAAAVVLWRLRGKGRPVRAALPAVEAVGLAAAVSVSGLLVPVHTGADDRVDIAIVQGNVQKPGMDFLGRPMKILDNHATATEKLAADVKAGKAKKPDLVIWPENASDLDPFRYPQAYDRIEAAVKSIGVPVLVGALVDHPDKPGYVFNQGIVWDPVKGPGASYTKQHPVPFGEYVPFREQLSKVITRFQRVPRDFYPGDRTGVLAVGPARLGDVICFEVAYDEIVHDTVNAGARALVVQTNNATYGRTGQPEQQLAMSKLRAVEHGRAVVTAATSGISAVVAPDGTVTHKIPEFTQGVLRASLPLRDEKTVADRVGAVPEWALAIVGLLSCVAAAVVGRRGRSKDEKGQQ; this is translated from the coding sequence GTGCCATCGGGCTCCGATACCGACGCGCCGGCCCGGCGCGGACGTGGCCGCCGGTTCGCGGCGCTGGTCCGCCGCGAGGCGCCGCGCACGGCAATCGCCGTCCTCGGCGGCCTCGTCCTCGCGCTGGCCTTCCCGCCGTACGACCTGTGGCCGCTGTCCCTCGTCGGCGTCGCGGCCCTCGGCCTGCTCACGCGCGGCCGGACGGCCCGGCAGGGCGCCTGGACGGGCTTCGCCTTCGGGCTGCCGTTCTTCTTCCTGCTGCTGAAGTGGCTGCACGTCGTCGGCTGGGACGCGGTGTTCGGACTGGCCCTGGTGCAGGCCCTGTACGTGGCCCTGCTGGGCGCGGGGCTCGCCCGTACCTCCCGCCTGAAGTACGGGCCGGTGTGGGCCGCCTGTCTGTGGGTCACCGAGGAGTGGGCGCGCGACCGCGTCCCCTTCGGCGGCTTCCCGTGGGGGCGGCTCGCCTTCGCCAACACCGGCTCGCCCTTCACGCCGCTCGCGGCCCTGGGCGGCGCGCCGCTGGTGACCTTCGCCGTCGCCCTCAGCGGCTCGCTGCTGGCCGCCGCGGCCGTCGTCCTGTGGCGGCTGCGCGGGAAGGGAAGGCCGGTGCGGGCGGCGCTGCCCGCGGTGGAGGCGGTCGGACTGGCCGCCGCGGTGTCGGTGTCCGGGCTGCTGGTGCCGGTGCACACCGGCGCGGACGACCGCGTCGACATCGCCATCGTCCAGGGCAACGTGCAAAAGCCCGGCATGGACTTCCTCGGCCGCCCGATGAAGATCCTGGACAACCACGCCACGGCGACGGAGAAACTGGCCGCCGATGTGAAGGCGGGCAAGGCGAAGAAGCCCGACCTGGTGATCTGGCCCGAGAACGCCTCGGATCTGGACCCGTTCCGCTACCCGCAGGCGTACGACCGCATCGAAGCGGCGGTCAAGTCGATCGGCGTGCCGGTTCTCGTCGGCGCCCTCGTCGACCACCCGGACAAGCCCGGCTATGTCTTCAACCAGGGCATCGTGTGGGACCCGGTGAAAGGCCCCGGCGCCTCGTACACCAAGCAGCACCCGGTGCCGTTCGGCGAGTACGTGCCCTTCCGCGAGCAGCTCAGCAAGGTCATCACCCGGTTCCAGCGGGTGCCGCGCGACTTCTACCCCGGCGACCGCACCGGGGTGCTCGCGGTCGGCCCCGCCCGGCTCGGCGACGTCATCTGCTTCGAGGTCGCCTACGACGAAATCGTCCACGACACGGTGAACGCGGGCGCCCGCGCGCTCGTCGTACAGACCAACAACGCCACCTACGGCCGCACCGGACAGCCGGAACAGCAGCTGGCCATGTCCAAACTGCGCGCCGTCGAACACGGCCGTGCCGTCGTCACGGCGGCCACCAGCGGCATCAGCGCGGTGGTGGCCCCCGACGGTACGGTCACCCACAAGATCCCGGAGTTCACCCAAGGGGTGTTGCGGGCGAGCCTCCCCCTGCGTGACGAAAAGACCGTCGCCGACCGCGTCGGTGCCGTTCCGGAGTGGGCGCTCGCTATCGTGGGGCTTCTGTCCTGCGTCGCCGCGGCAGTCGTGGGCCGGCGCGGGCGTAGCAAGGACGAGAAGGGGCAGCAGTGA